From the Acinetobacter wanghuae genome, one window contains:
- the leuS gene encoding leucine--tRNA ligase, producing the protein MTTHIDSEYQASAIEPQVQQDWESQKAFKVADTVEGPRRYILSMFPYPSGKLHMGHVRNYTIGDVISRFHRLKGETVLQPMGWDAFGLPAENAAIAHQVAPAKWTFENIDYMRNQLKKLGLSVDWDREFATCTPEYYRWEQWLFVQLYKKGLIYRKLSTVNWDPVDQTVLANEQVENGRGWRSGALVEKRDIPMYYFRITDYAQELLDDLETLKDGWPQQVLTMQRNWIGRSQGMEITFPSVNPDIYADGLTVFTTRADTLMGVTYVAVAAEHPMALKAAENNPELQAFIEECRMGSVAEADLATAEKKGMATGLSVKHPVTGEDVPVWIANYVLMSYGSGAVMAVPSHDERDFEFANKYGLTIKQVIDAKGADDADFSATEWQEWYGSKEGKLVNSGEFDGLEFQGAFDAFLAKLEPKSLANVKVQFRLRDWGVSRQRYWGCPIPMINCPTCGQVPVPEDQLPVVLPTDVVPDGSGNPLNKMPEFYETKCPCCGGDARRETDTLDTFVESSWYYARYASPDFTGGMVKPEAGQTWLPVNQYIGGVEHAILHLLYARFFHKLMRDEGVVQGNEPFTNLLTQGMVLADTYYREAESGKKTWFNPADIELERDEKGRILSAKYKGDGQEVTVGGQEKMSKSKNNGIDPQAIIDQYGADTARVFMMFAAPPDQSLEWSDAGVEGANRFLKRVWRLTTSFLEKGNAATEFDKAKLSTAAQDLRRKTHETIQKVGDDIERRHAFNTAIAAMMELLNANNKFEAKDDNDVAVARESITTLLTLLAPFAPHLSQTLLAQFGIELTSAQFPVLDASALTRNTQTIVVQVNGKLRGKLEVSVDASKDDILAQAKALPEVQQFLTGPTKKEIVVPNKLVNLVV; encoded by the coding sequence ATGACTACTCACATTGACTCAGAATACCAAGCCAGTGCGATTGAGCCTCAAGTCCAACAGGACTGGGAATCGCAGAAAGCCTTTAAAGTTGCCGACACTGTAGAAGGTCCACGTCGTTATATCCTCTCGATGTTCCCTTACCCAAGTGGCAAACTGCATATGGGTCATGTACGTAACTACACGATTGGTGACGTGATCAGCCGTTTCCACCGTTTAAAAGGTGAAACAGTGCTACAACCGATGGGTTGGGATGCTTTTGGTTTACCTGCTGAAAATGCTGCGATTGCACACCAAGTTGCACCTGCAAAATGGACGTTTGAAAACATTGATTACATGCGTAATCAGTTGAAAAAACTCGGTCTATCTGTGGATTGGGATCGTGAATTTGCAACCTGTACACCAGAATATTACCGCTGGGAACAATGGTTATTTGTTCAGCTTTATAAAAAAGGCTTGATCTACCGTAAACTTTCAACTGTGAACTGGGACCCTGTCGACCAAACTGTGCTTGCAAACGAACAAGTTGAAAATGGTCGTGGCTGGCGTTCAGGTGCATTGGTTGAGAAACGTGATATTCCAATGTACTACTTCCGCATCACCGACTATGCGCAAGAATTACTTGATGACCTAGAAACGTTAAAAGACGGTTGGCCACAACAAGTCTTGACCATGCAACGTAACTGGATCGGTCGCTCACAAGGGATGGAAATTACCTTCCCTTCAGTAAATCCAGACATCTATGCAGATGGTTTAACTGTATTTACCACACGTGCCGATACCTTGATGGGTGTAACTTATGTTGCTGTAGCAGCAGAACATCCAATGGCATTAAAAGCTGCTGAGAATAACCCTGAACTTCAAGCATTTATCGAAGAATGCCGTATGGGTTCAGTGGCAGAAGCGGATCTTGCCACTGCTGAGAAAAAAGGCATGGCAACAGGTCTTTCTGTGAAGCATCCTGTGACTGGTGAAGACGTTCCTGTTTGGATCGCAAACTACGTATTGATGTCTTACGGTTCAGGCGCGGTGATGGCGGTTCCATCGCACGATGAACGTGACTTCGAATTTGCTAACAAATACGGCCTCACCATCAAGCAAGTGATTGATGCCAAAGGCGCTGATGATGCTGACTTCTCGGCTACAGAGTGGCAAGAATGGTACGGCTCGAAAGAAGGTAAACTGGTTAATTCAGGCGAATTTGATGGTTTAGAGTTCCAAGGTGCATTTGATGCATTCTTGGCGAAACTTGAACCGAAATCGCTTGCCAATGTAAAAGTTCAATTCCGTTTACGTGACTGGGGTGTATCTCGTCAGCGTTATTGGGGTTGTCCAATTCCAATGATCAACTGTCCAACATGTGGTCAAGTGCCTGTACCTGAAGATCAGCTTCCAGTTGTGCTTCCAACCGATGTGGTTCCAGATGGTTCAGGTAATCCACTGAATAAAATGCCTGAATTCTATGAAACTAAATGTCCATGCTGTGGTGGCGACGCACGTCGTGAAACAGATACACTTGATACATTTGTAGAATCATCTTGGTACTATGCGCGTTATGCATCTCCTGACTTTACGGGCGGTATGGTAAAACCTGAAGCAGGTCAAACTTGGCTTCCTGTGAACCAATACATCGGTGGTGTTGAACACGCGATTCTGCATTTACTTTATGCACGTTTCTTCCACAAATTAATGCGTGATGAAGGTGTGGTACAAGGCAACGAACCATTCACTAACCTGTTAACTCAAGGTATGGTGCTTGCAGATACTTACTACCGTGAAGCGGAATCAGGTAAGAAAACATGGTTTAACCCTGCGGACATCGAACTTGAACGTGATGAGAAAGGTCGTATTCTTTCTGCCAAATATAAAGGTGATGGTCAAGAAGTCACTGTTGGCGGTCAAGAAAAAATGTCGAAATCGAAAAATAACGGGATCGACCCACAAGCGATTATTGACCAATACGGCGCAGATACAGCACGTGTGTTTATGATGTTTGCAGCCCCTCCTGATCAATCTCTTGAATGGTCGGATGCTGGTGTTGAAGGTGCAAACCGCTTCTTGAAACGTGTATGGCGTTTAACCACGAGCTTCCTTGAAAAAGGCAATGCTGCAACTGAGTTTGATAAAGCAAAATTATCAACTGCTGCGCAAGACCTACGTCGTAAAACACATGAAACCATCCAAAAAGTGGGTGATGACATCGAACGTCGTCATGCATTTAACACTGCCATTGCAGCGATGATGGAATTGCTGAATGCAAACAACAAGTTTGAAGCAAAAGATGACAATGACGTGGCTGTTGCTCGTGAATCAATCACTACCCTGTTAACTTTACTTGCACCATTTGCACCGCACTTAAGCCAAACGTTATTGGCACAGTTTGGTATCGAGTTAACATCAGCTCAATTCCCTGTGCTCGATGCATCTGCGTTAACCCGTAATACCCAAACCATCGTGGTACAAGTCAACGGTAAACTTCGTGGCAAACTTGAAGTATCTGTTGATGCATCGAAAGATGACATCTTGGCGCAAGCCAAAGCATTACCTGAAGTTCAACAATTCTTAACGGGTCCAACCAAGAAAGAAATTGTGGTGCCGAATAAACTCGTGAATTTGGTGGTTTAA
- a CDS encoding acetolactate synthase 3 large subunit, whose amino-acid sequence MELLSGGEMLVRALADEGVEHVFGYPGGAVLHIYDALFQQDRINHYLVRHEQAAGHMADAYSRVTGKTGVVLVTSGPGATNTVTPIATAYMDSIPMVILSGQVASHLIGEDAFQETDMVGISRPIVKHSFQVRHASEIPAIIKKAFYIASSGRPGPVVIDIPKDVTNPIDKFAYEYPEKVKMRSYQPPYRGHSGQIRKAIEELIHAKRPVIYSGGGVVQGNASAQLTELAHLLGFPVTNTLMGLGAFPGDDEQFIGMLGMHGTYEANMTMHNADVILCVGARFDDRVTNNPAKFCPNAKVIHIDIDPATISKTIMAHIPIVGAVEPVLNEMLVQLKQLNVSKPNPEAIAAWWSQINEWRKVHGGRFEAAVDGGMKPQQVVQALDKVTNGDAIITSDVGQHQMFGAMYYKYKRPRQWINSGGLGTMGVGLPYAMAAKLAFPDQQVVCITGEASIQMCIQELSTCKQYGLNVKILCLNNRALGMVKQWQDMNYEGRHSSSYVESLPDFAKLMEAYGHVGIQIDHADELESKLAEAMAINDKCVFINVMVDRAEHVYPMLVAGQSMQDMWLSKGERTA is encoded by the coding sequence TTGGAACTTCTATCTGGTGGTGAAATGCTTGTTCGTGCATTAGCGGACGAAGGCGTTGAACATGTTTTTGGATACCCAGGCGGCGCAGTACTTCATATTTATGATGCGCTTTTTCAGCAAGATCGAATTAACCATTACCTCGTTCGTCACGAACAAGCTGCCGGTCACATGGCGGATGCTTACTCGCGCGTAACAGGTAAGACCGGTGTTGTCCTTGTGACATCGGGTCCGGGCGCGACCAATACCGTGACGCCAATTGCAACAGCTTACATGGACTCAATCCCAATGGTGATTTTGTCAGGTCAGGTTGCAAGTCATTTGATTGGTGAGGACGCGTTCCAAGAAACCGATATGGTCGGTATTTCTCGTCCAATCGTAAAACACAGTTTCCAAGTGCGTCACGCAAGCGAAATCCCTGCGATCATTAAGAAAGCGTTTTATATCGCATCCTCTGGTCGTCCGGGTCCTGTTGTGATCGACATTCCGAAAGATGTCACTAATCCGATCGATAAATTTGCGTACGAATATCCTGAAAAAGTGAAGATGCGTTCGTATCAACCACCGTATCGTGGTCACTCAGGTCAAATTCGTAAAGCCATTGAAGAACTTATTCACGCAAAACGTCCTGTAATTTATTCAGGCGGTGGTGTGGTTCAAGGCAATGCATCAGCACAATTGACTGAGCTTGCACATTTACTTGGTTTCCCTGTGACCAATACCTTGATGGGGCTTGGCGCATTCCCAGGTGATGATGAACAGTTCATCGGTATGCTTGGTATGCACGGCACGTATGAAGCCAATATGACCATGCACAATGCAGATGTGATTTTGTGTGTGGGTGCGCGCTTCGATGACCGTGTCACCAATAATCCTGCAAAATTCTGTCCAAATGCGAAAGTGATTCATATTGATATCGACCCAGCGACGATTTCAAAAACCATCATGGCGCACATTCCAATCGTAGGCGCAGTTGAGCCGGTATTGAATGAAATGTTGGTACAGTTGAAACAGCTTAATGTATCTAAGCCGAACCCTGAAGCAATTGCAGCTTGGTGGTCTCAGATTAATGAATGGCGCAAAGTGCATGGTGGACGTTTTGAAGCGGCTGTTGACGGTGGTATGAAACCGCAACAAGTGGTTCAAGCTTTAGATAAAGTAACCAATGGTGATGCAATCATTACCTCTGACGTGGGTCAGCATCAAATGTTTGGTGCAATGTATTACAAATACAAACGTCCGCGTCAATGGATCAACTCAGGTGGTCTAGGTACCATGGGTGTGGGCTTGCCATATGCAATGGCTGCGAAACTCGCGTTCCCAGATCAGCAAGTGGTATGTATCACGGGTGAAGCATCGATTCAGATGTGTATCCAAGAGCTTTCAACCTGTAAGCAATACGGCTTGAACGTAAAAATCTTGTGCTTGAATAACCGTGCATTAGGTATGGTAAAACAATGGCAAGACATGAACTACGAAGGTCGTCATTCGAGCTCTTATGTTGAGTCACTGCCTGACTTTGCGAAATTGATGGAAGCTTATGGGCATGTTGGCATTCAAATTGATCATGCTGATGAGCTTGAATCGAAACTTGCTGAAGCCATGGCAATTAACGATAAATGCGTATTTATTAATGTAATGGTTGACCGCGCTGAACATGTTTATCCGATGTTGGTAGCGGGTCAATCCATGCAAGATATGTGGTTAAGCAAAGGGGAGCGCACAGCATGA
- a CDS encoding DUF4124 domain-containing protein, translated as MPKLLSSCFGLSCAVLLRSVSSTSFATDYYKWVDSKGTTHYTKTPPPASAKKKAKVETYGWKNSAPTLPRTAEQPAYESNTPQQVPVQQSTPQPAESEQAAPAETTTPAV; from the coding sequence ATGCCAAAATTATTATCTTCTTGCTTCGGGTTAAGCTGTGCTGTGCTTTTAAGGTCAGTGAGTAGTACAAGTTTCGCCACCGACTATTATAAATGGGTCGATTCCAAAGGCACGACGCATTACACCAAGACACCGCCACCTGCTTCTGCAAAGAAAAAAGCCAAAGTTGAAACCTATGGTTGGAAAAATTCGGCACCAACGCTGCCACGTACAGCAGAACAACCCGCGTATGAATCAAATACACCACAGCAAGTCCCTGTTCAACAAAGCACACCACAGCCCGCTGAATCGGAACAAGCGGCACCTGCTGAAACTACGACGCCTGCCGTTTAA